The genomic DNA TGTTAGAAAATCCAGTGTCTTTTTTGCATCACATACAATGCTCTTTCTTTGCCTTTGTTGCTCATTATACATGTCCACTCTACGATACCCTACTTTGTTGTAACCTCCTGCCTGATGAGAAAACAAACCAAATATATGTCTTGTCTTCACCCCCACATTTCTCATAATGCTCATTTGATACTTGTCATACTCATTCATTTTCCTATGTGTTGGAAGCATATACCACTAAAAACTTTGTCTACAAATGAATGGTTGTGCACATCACATATAAACTTAATGTACCACCTTCCACAGTTAGAATCCACATGAACCTGACATCTTGCATCACAACCACACCTAGATTTAGGCTTGGCTTTCGTTTTACGAATATAATTCCTATCATTTTCCATTATGTGACCTTGTCTATGGCACACAAAAGTCTGTTGTGTAACTTCTCCCCTACAATTTTTCACTACCCTATCCCTCCTACCAGCAAATCCTTTGGTGCTAGGATACCAGTTATAAAACATGAAAGCCACAGAAACATCCGGAAAGTGGAACAACATTAAATCTTCAACACTTACTTGCGTAAAATTAACTTTTGCAATATATTCCGGACCATCAACTGTTGTTTTTTGACCAAATGTGCAGCCACCACAACCGTTTTCATGTTCATCTTCATCACTATCACTATCAGAATGTCCATTATTGCAACTGCCTTCAGCCTCGGCCCCATAATCTAAATCAACTTCATTACCCTGCTCAATAAAAGACGAATTTACTCAATTAATTCACATATAATCAAACAAACTTACGATCTTTGCGataaaaaagcttttttttttttatggacaaattaaaaaactaactaTACCTGATCATTTACAAAATTTTCAGAACaccattcttcttcttcagcgATAACTTCATTTTCGTAATTTTTCATTCCGCCGTTCTCTTGATGTCAGATCTAGGGCTACGATGGATGGAAATAAACTAAGATTATAAGATTTCAGGTTAGAGATAACTAATATTTGAGGCTagagaagaaaaacaagaatGTGAGTGGTGTTTGATGAACTTGGTAGATCTTTGAATCCGAAACAAGATGAACTTGGTAAATGTGTGTGAGTGGTGTTTGATTAATGAAATCTTCAGATCCAAATTAATTTGTAATATAACCATATTTTGTGTCATTTATTATGTAtacctttttaataaaaatcaatacaaaaacattaattatttctggGGTCAAATGTGTAATTGTGGAAAATATTGTGGTGTGTCTATAATAACATTTAACACAACATTGGGGTCAATGTCGAAAACTATATAAAATCGGAAAAACTGGTTATCatatgtattttgatttattttcatttttgtacaCCATACCAAAGAAGATACACTCCGGTAGGCTAGATGGCACAGCATAAGACATCACAATTGCAATAGtacttctttcaatttttttttatttttttttgcaatagtTCAGTTAATTCATGATTATTAGCATTTTACATTCTTTTACAATAACACACAatgtttgaatttttcaaaacaaaatgacTCATATTGGGCTTCAGCCTAACATAAacatgagaagaagaaaaaaagagctTGAAGATTGCTGTTTACACTAAAAGACTTACTATCACCCAcctaaaaataccaaaatatctTCAACGGCTGCAATTcgtttcaaaagaaaaattaaatagcGAAAAACAATTAACTACTGTACGTAGAAgatattttgatcattttcagATGTTTAATTTAAAGTGTATGatgatatatttcttttaatatttatcttAATCTTCCCGTTCTAGGAGATAATGATCCTAATAATTTGGAATTTGACAAAAAGTCCGACAAAGAATTGTTACTCAAATTCAAACTCACGCTAAGAGAGTGCTTACAAATCatacatcaaattaacataggAAGTTAAACTCACAATCTTGCAGACGAGTCAACAACTTACCAACTAAAGTAGTTTTAAGGGCAAATTTCTATAATTAACATTGTACTTTTAAGGAACTTTAGGTTGAAGGAAGGTGTACTAAAATGGTAAAGTGTTTTTGTGTATTAGCACGTGATCCATGCATTTTTTCTCTTTGACTGTCGTCATAACATGCTTGGTCAAAAGAACATCAAATCTAATTCCCAATTCCATTGTCAAAAGAATATCAAATCCAGTTCCCAatgattttttctcttttctatgGTTTTGTATTTGTAGGTTGTTAcacaatcaaaataaacaataacaaaattttctGAACAGAATAAGACATGACgcaatttattataattaactttatttgagaaaatacaagATAGCTAGCTTGGAATGAATTTCATCATATCATAGGAATTATATTGCATATAGAATAAAAGATCATTAATTAAGCACAGAAAGTGGTTAATTAGGCAATGTAGTAGAGGGGATCAGGGAGCTTGAAAGTCCTTTCACCAGTATTGGTTCCAAGAATATCACTCCATTGATCTCCAATGTTTCCAACAATTCTGTATCCTTCTTCCTCCAATTTCTTTCTCTCAGATGATTTGTATGTAACTGCTGTTTTACCATGATATATGGTTGTATTCCTgcaaccaaaaaaatttagtatattttttaatgtacatacaaattaatactattttttttaagtttaatataATATGCTAGTTTAAGTCGTTGATTATTTTAGTTATATAATATGTAGTGCTGGATTCATGACAATGACTAAATTGTGAAAAAAGTTAAGCTATATGATCACGAATGATTAGTTTATTGAATTATTAtcattcttttaattaattaatgaaacgTAAAATTAAACTACTATTAATGGATCTATCATCTCTAGCTAGTTGGCTcatgttaattcaattttattaaataaaataaaattagaaaacttACTTGAGAATTAACTTCTCCCATTTCTTAAAGCCAGCACGTCTCAAGTTCTTAGCTGTAATTTCTTTCTGTTTGAGTGGTCTGCCTGTTAAGAACGCAATCTTGATACCAAGAGACAACAATTTATTGtacaattttttagattcaGGAAGTGCTGGTGCTGTTCCAAGATCAACCCATTGATTAAATAATGTATCATTGTATGGTTCCACCCTATCAATTCATTATATATATGTgttaaatagcatatatatacaaaaagtaaaacaaaatgcAAAGTTAGAGTATGAAAACTAAAGATAAAGATGATCGATCATACCCAAATCCGTGTTTAGCATAATATGGAAGATTTGATAGTGAAGTTTCATCAATATCAAAAACCCATATGTCTTTACCAGTTGTTATATTAAGAGTCTTTGCATAGAAATAACCTTCACGGTTAACTGCTTTAGAGTCAGCTCTATATTGATCACCTAACATATAGTTCCCAATATATTTCTCACATTCTTTTGGTATAGTTTTCCAATTTATGATGTTGTGTGCTTCAATACCAAGTCTCCAACTAGCACATGATACTTCTTCAATGTAATGGCCACCTGAGCCAGATTTCACTCGAAGTGGGAAAATTTGGTTATTTGAACCATGATCATCATCATGGTTTAGAATGTTACCATGACATGTAACTAAGAgtgtaacaaaaaagaaaatgaggaTCTTCTTCATTCTTAATATAGTTGTTCACTTAATTGCTTATTGTGTTGTGGAGGGTTTTGTTCTTTATATAGACATTTTCTCTAGTTAAGAGAAACATGGTTGTCAATATAATAATAGGACAATGAAAAATGTGtacaaattatttattatatatttcttattCTTGATTGAAATGaggaattaaatattttaagacTACTCCTTAGTCCTTAGTATGAATCGCCCTATCGTAAAAGGGTTTAAAGGTAAATCAAACCTTTCAATTTAATTGGGTATTACCGATTTAAAAAATTTTGTGGTCAAAAGTTGGAACCCATATgttatgcatggatgatatatatatatataaatgaaagcTTATAAAGAGTCTTGGCGTGAAAGTATTTCctttcaaacaaattaaatgaatgaactcGAAAAAGCAATCTAGTGTTAAAGTTAGATTCTTATGGTTTCTAAGTTAATGGATTAAGAATACAAGCGTACGAGTTAAGATGCAAGAAACATCATGGACAAAACTACCTAGGTAAAATgcacaaagaaaagaaaaaatatatacacaaaaTGCATATTCAAAAGTGAAAATGAACGTATATATGAATGAGTTTTatattccttttaaaaaaaaaaatgaatgagttTTATACATTGTTCTTTCAATCTCGTTGGAAAGATATGTTATCTTGTGAAGACAGATGCATTTATCTAAAGACTACAAAAGATTTTAGAAGTTGTTgacactactagaaaaaacaaaattagcgagggaaattagtgacggaaaaaatgaaattcctcacaaatttcatagtcgcaaaatttagtgacggaattagagagggatttcacattttccctcacaaaatttctctcactaatttttgtttttttagtagtgtgaGTCTAATTTTCGAATAAACTGtacaatttaataaaaaatatttttattctctttttttattataattattattttttttactaaaaatgctaaagaatcacaagagtatttttttagaggtCCATATTAAACACACCTATATTTTAATTCTTATTTAATATAGATATATTGTATacactttaattttgtttaattaaaagcaaaagcTGAGCAGTGGCATTCAATAGTCAGTtagcaattttctttttaaaatgatgTCTGTTAGTCTTTTtcttaagggaaatgctaaccggtgtccCGGGGCACTgattaaggatatgaaaaaggaaattatatagtagttaatacattgaaattgtgtaattaatttataataatgtcaaaaacagtttcttttgatggtaataattcccttttatgaTATGCTTAACCAGTATCTTGGgagcaccggttagcatgacccttttCTTAAATAAGAACTTATTTAGGTATTGTTCGAAAACAACTTTAAGTAAAAGAAATCCTATTCAATTCGAAGCATGTTCCATGCTTGTTGGTTTTATTCAAAATGTGAAGTTAATCATGGAGTATGAACGTCtcattaaatgatttttaagtaCAAGAATCCGGCTCATACGtctcattaaatattttattcgaATTGAATaggatttctttttcttaaagtTGTTTTattcgaagaaaaaaaactacaagaCGAAGAGTAGAAACTTCACTAACAACAACTAATATAACAATCGATAAGGAGTAAAAACTCAAGTAAACACTAAGAATCCTCACTATCATATCTCATATCTATTCGAACCCGATTATCTATATGTCATGTGCCTTTCATCACAAAAGTTCTTAAAAACTTGTTATATCTTTTAATGAAGAGACTCATCTCTTTATCACTTGAGACATCATTGTTATCACTATTTCTCCTTGTCCTTTGTCCATTTTCTTCATGCTTAGTTAATTGAATGAGCTCCTTCTCATGTTCTTCTACTTTATCAAAGAGTATGGTAATCATTATTGTAGTAAAgtttaggtcaaatgcatctaaaagtcctttaagtttttcgttttttccaaagtggttatttaagtttcaaaagtcccaaacaagtcctttaagtttcaaaagtcccaaacaagtcattttagttttcgaatcgtttcaaacaagtccttttagaggatgatggtgatgattcagatgatagcaacaaagaacattatccaccatttgccatgcctaaaaaaatgactaattttaagtggatGTTGGAagtcagatttggtaccaaagacgAGTTCAAGGAAACAATTACCAATTATGCTATCTACAAttggacttgtttgaaacgattcaaaaactaaaatgacttgtttgagacttttgaaacttaaatgaccgctttgggaaaaatgaaaaacttgaaggacctttagatgcatttaacCTAAAGTTTATGGTTACTTTATGATTTGTATTGTTAATTACTTTATGAAAGCGAATTAATTGACCTCAATCATTAAGTTAATAAAGAGTATTTCTAATTCTATCACAAATGCATCTTTAGTACTATCGTTTATGCAATTTTCCATTTAACACTAAATTAAAGATAGCACGTGATCCATGCATTTTTGATTTATATACGCCAGACCCCAGAAAAGATATGAATCCGAAATGTACGTTTTTTGTCCCTTTGTCATTGTCATGACAAGTGGCATTTAAAAATGTAAGGATGCTCTTGAATTTtgtaaaatcatattaaatcCGATTCACAATTATTgaaacatattcaatcattcatATACTTCATTTTAATGTCAAGGTAAAGATAGTCTGACCAACGTTTGTTCTACCCAGAAATTAAATTCAAGTTCACCTGAGCGATTCATCATTGATGAAGCTCGTTTACCACTTGAACTCAATTGTTTGGTTAAGGGACCAATTTTCTATTCGGAATAAGAACATACAtgcaatttataattaaaaccaCAAAATTAAGAGAAAGCTATGTAACatgattaattttattcaattcaagAACATAAAAGTTAGCTAGCTTGAAATGGATTACATGATAGGAATATTTCCATATAGAACAAAAGATCAATAATGATCCATTAAGCAATTAGCTAGCTAATTATTCTTTAAGCATAGAGAGATTAATCAAGCAATGTAGTAAAGAGGATCAGGGAGCTTGAAAGTCCTTTCACCAGTGTTGGTTCCAAGAATATCACTCCATTGGTCTCCACTGTTTCCAATAATTCTCCATCCTTCTTCTTCAAGCTTCTTTCTCTCAGATGATTTGTATTGAACTGCAGTTTTACCATGATATAATTCTGTATCCCTG from Medicago truncatula cultivar Jemalong A17 chromosome 8, MtrunA17r5.0-ANR, whole genome shotgun sequence includes the following:
- the LOC11431123 gene encoding stem 28 kDa glycoprotein, whose protein sequence is MKKILIFFFVTLLVTCHGNILNHDDDHGSNNQIFPLRVKSGSGGHYIEEVSCASWRLGIEAHNIINWKTIPKECEKYIGNYMLGDQYRADSKAVNREGYFYAKTLNITTGKDIWVFDIDETSLSNLPYYAKHGFGVEPYNDTLFNQWVDLGTAPALPESKKLYNKLLSLGIKIAFLTGRPLKQKEITAKNLRRAGFKKWEKLILKNTTIYHGKTAVTYKSSERKKLEEEGYRIVGNIGDQWSDILGTNTGERTFKLPDPLYYIA
- the LOC112417517 gene encoding uncharacterized protein, whose amino-acid sequence is MKNYENEVIAEEEEWCSENFVNDQGNEVDLDYGAEAEGSCNNGHSDSDSDEDEHENGCGGCTFGQKTTVDGPEYIAKVNFTQVSVEDLMLFHFPDVSVAFMFYNWYPSTKGFAGRRDRVVKNCRGEVTQQTFVCHRQGHIMENDRNYIRKTKAKPKSRCGCDARCQVHVDSNCGRWYIKFICDVHNHSFVDKVFSGICFQHIGK